GACGCttgctcagacaaaacaagacattttaagattattattttaattattttttgatattttatagacaTATCAACTAATGGAGAAAATATTTGGCCTGAAatgattgttagttgcagcaCTATCTTCTGTCTTTTGAAGAGAGTAAGCTTTCTTAATTCTTCTTTTACTATCTCCGTAACTTTTCACTGTTAGATTTTATAGACCAAAATGTCTCATAATTTTACTTTATAAGTTTCTTTTCATTGtagtgtgtctgtatttgtcaCCTCTCAGGAAGGCAGACACCTCTCTGAGCTGAGGGATGCGGTCCTCTCCGTAGCCGcactctctctccagctgctgcagcccgTCCAGGAACTGACGACAGGCCAGACTCGGGTAAATACTCCGCAGCTGCTGGTAAACCTCCCTCCttgaatttaaaacacagtcacacCGTGTTATCACACCGTTGCAGCCCTGAACCGTCGCCCACAATGCATCTGTAACTGTGCACTTCATTCTCACCATGTGGATACTTCTTCTGCTGTGTACTCCACCGTGGGTAACGGGTCCCCGctgaaacaaagacaattcATTTATGACgggatattttaatgatactCAGAACACGGAGGGACTTTCTTTTTGAGATCCGACTCACTGTTTGTATCTGAAGGCGAGTTCGGAGATATAAGCCCGTCTTTTCCTGTATTCTGGATCACTGAATccctgcaacaacaaaaaaaaaaggatgttaaATGAACATGAATTGGCTGTAAATGTGAGTAAAACTGTGATATTTTGCAGCAGATTTATAAACACTCACCGGATGGTCCTGATCCATGTCTGGATCAAATTTGGTTATTAGCATGTTGCATCTGTCCAGGTCTTTTATCTGTCGGGGGAACCAGGGAACTGTGATGTtgatgggaggaaaaaaaaaagaaattaattagCGGTTTTGTAATCGGCCTGGTTGCATCTTATTATCATATGGAAACATTCAAAAGGAGTATTCAATGAATAAATGAGGCCAGGAACATCGCACACGATATACTCATCCGTACGTACCTCGCAAGGAACTGTAATAGTTGTAAAGACAAAACAGTGAGTGTGATAATAAAACCATGCACTTGCCTTTTTCCTCCGGTATGGAGCGAACGTCATCAACCACTCTCTTCAGGGAGTTGATGAAAACGTCCAGGTCAGAGCTGTGAACTTCACACTTCATGAAAAACTCCAGGTCCGTCGTGCTGTTCTTCGACTTCCTCCCCGGTCGACTCTCGATGTGGAGAAGTTTAGCTTCAAACGTCTgtgaagagcaaaaaaaaaaacagacaaaaacaatcaaatacaaTCACTCTTTCTGGTATTTTATTCTTTCTAACAGGTGATTTGCTGCTGAGGGGAAGTAGCTGCATCTTGTAGTTTAGTTTTTGTCATTAGTCTGAAGAACttcatgcattttgttttaatttcttgaAATCCAAAGGCCTTATGGGAGATAAAATATTCTCTCTGCCTTTTATTTCACAACAGTTTTATCACCTGGATCAGTTAAGCAATATCTTGTTGATTGGCTTGTATTTTTGGATGTTAAAGCCTAAATTGATGCAAATTAgggccttttttttctccccgaCTCGTTCTTGAACCACATCCATAACCTGCATCCATAAAACAAGATTGGagcttttaactttaaatgcaatttctaaaaatagaaaacagaaatcAGCGTTTTAGGGACTTTTTGTGCCTGTTTTCTCAGATGAAACCACATCTGgataaaacacagctgtatatcatgctctgtttttctaaaattaTGATCAGCTGAGAcacaaattgttatttttttgtaaattagcTTTCAGATTAataatttgcatataaaatatataattaatttacaaaatattgTGAATTATACAGATTACAAACAGTGTATAAAATAGTTTAAATTAGCTTCGACTCGACTGGACATACACCAATGATAATGATCCAGTAACATAATAACACTGACAGTTACTTCACATTAGGAATtcacatgcaaaacatttaattatctatattcatttttttttaattagctcCTCCATGTGACAGCATcagtggtaataataataaaatatataatatttcacattcacaaaGGCCATTTCCCCTCATAAttactttaacttttaatactttaactaagtttaaaataacattaactCAAGTAAAATCAGGAATGCGGAACAGAGTATTTCTACAGTGCAGCACAGTTCAGTTTTCCTGgagtaaatgatctgaatacttcctccatctttgtttatttgggGCTCACCTCGAATATTTTCCCGGTTTTGAAGAATCCCGCGTTTTTCTCGTTGCTGAGAGCGAACAGGACGTTCAGAGTGACCCTGCCGTCCTTCTCCTCGAACACGAAGCCGTCTCCGTACCTGGAGGGCCCCGGGGAGCCCGCGGAGCCGCTGCCGCGCTCCCTGCGAGCATCCTCGATCAGACTCTGCTTCCTCCCGCCGAACGGCGCGGCCTGCACCCCGCCTTCCGTCTTCATGTGTGCGCGCTCTGCTGGAGGCTTCACGGAGACTCCGGAGCCGACGGTGCGTGTGTGCCATCACCGGTGCAGTGGACAGGTTTAAATACCCTGTCATCTGAGGGGCTTTATGGAGATGAGTTGCGCAAGCACAGCACGTGTGTTTGGCTTTTTGTGGGGCATGTTTTGCGTCATGATATCACATCTATTTATGGGACAAAAACAGTGCTATTAGGAGGGAAAACAGCCCATAATAACAGTGGTTGCACAGAAAATGCATTAGGGATCGAAATTTTGTGAATGACAGATGCATTCAACCAAAAAAAGGTCATTATGAGTTACATAAATGTTACATGTCCTATTTATAAAAGAATACTCAATTCCCTGACCTCATTATCTGCTTTTTAGTATTTTGTTGATGATATATGATGGATTTCTAAATGTTTATCAGATGCTCTTTATCAATTAGAGTTGTGCAATAAGTATTCAGGTCACTTACTTTAGTAAAAATCCTGCATTCAGAATtagattttcattattttaatttcccaGGGTCAATGCACATTGACCAGCATCAATATAAATGTACCAGTGTTAGCCAAAAGATATTATATTagcctttaaaacaacaacaaaacaaacagcatgtgcAGTCCTAacagcaggaagcagctgaaCAGGATGAACTGaagcaacaaagcaaaaataactTACTTATGtgagtataaaaatgtcagccACTAAATGCACTTCAATTCTTGGATCAATATTATTGTTGCAACATGCAGGCAGCTGTTTAATATTATAGTTAATGCAGTTGAAAGAAAACTACTGTATGTATCGTCGGGTAGTTTAATGTTTAACAATGCATCCCGTCCTATTGTGTAaaattgaaatagaaaaagTAACTCAAAATTGTAGAGCGCTGTTAATTTTGTAGAAGAATATTAATAGATATATGAAAAAGTGATCAGTAGGAAAGCATTAGAAGACAGAGCCAGAggatgaaatattcatttatttcacatttcatgcgtatacaaaacagcaaaatgaaagcTTAAGTGACAAAAATGATCTCAATAGACTTTTAGGCTTGAAatgcatagaaaaaaaatcacttattgCAGTTGTCTTGCATTATATTAGAAGCAAAATTGTATGTTTACATATTTGGATTTAAATTCATTGAGGTCACAGAGGAGATGTTGATTGTCAAAAccctcttattttgaaaagcatgTATACATTTATACTGTAATAATGTCGTTAAAGAGACATTCCTTATTGTCCTGCATTAGCAACAGGCTACACTTTATTCACTTAACTAAAATACACAGAGAACGCATCTTACTAATTGGATAACAGTAATAAAGCCATTATTTGATTTGCATATTTGCTTTAATACAAAGAGAGCTAATTTGCAGGCATGCTAAGCGTAACAGTAAGAGGCCAGCAGTCTAATAAATGAACGACTGTTCCaatgaaaaaaagatgcttCAGATTACACGTGCAGTTACGCTAGTTTCCGCAGGGCTTCACACAGTTTCCCCATTTCacctaaaacaaaagaaaaaacaagagaaacaaccCTTTATTGTGATTCTTTGCTTCATTTCTTATTAAAACACGAGCATAACACGAGTGTAGACGAGCTTTTAAGAGCTGAAGGGGGTCACATGATAAATCTGAGAGGTGGCGAGAGGGTCAAAAGGACAGGGAGGCAGAAGTTAAACATTCATGCTACACaacttatatttatatttttaaacatttccataatttttgcagttttagctctaaaaattcaaaataaaccaGTGTTTTTGTACTGTCTTGTTGTTTAATAATATAAA
The sequence above is drawn from the Seriola aureovittata isolate HTS-2021-v1 ecotype China chromosome 22, ASM2101889v1, whole genome shotgun sequence genome and encodes:
- the th2 gene encoding tyrosine hydroxylase 2 encodes the protein MKTEGGVQAAPFGGRKQSLIEDARRERGSGSAGSPGPSRYGDGFVFEEKDGRVTLNVLFALSNEKNAGFFKTGKIFETFEAKLLHIESRPGRKSKNSTTDLEFFMKCEVHSSDLDVFINSLKRVVDDVRSIPEEKVPWFPRQIKDLDRCNMLITKFDPDMDQDHPGFSDPEYRKRRAYISELAFRYKHGDPLPTVEYTAEEVSTWREVYQQLRSIYPSLACRQFLDGLQQLERECGYGEDRIPQLREVSAFLREKTGFQLRPVAGLLSARDFLASLAFRVFQCTQYIRHSSAPMHSPEPDCCHELLGHIPMLSDKEFAQFSQEIGLASLGASDEDIEKLSTLYWFTVEFGLCKQNGAVKAYGAGLLSSYGELVYALSNEPEYKPFHPEETAVQPYQDQTFQPVYFVSESFEDAKIKLRRFSTTIKRPFAVRYDPFTCSLEVLDQPGKIQNALSQMREDLKTLHGALEKLSSS